A single Elusimicrobiales bacterium DNA region contains:
- a CDS encoding DciA family protein produces MSSCRSGKGWSPLAVCADRFKNLPIKLSRMMLLGSVWGKEAGAMAAHWELYGADAARKVIFVKVSSAAARQELSLRAPALIRSLNKYFDRPWIAEIRLASRGEAACKAQRPEQAPTDKRTRR; encoded by the coding sequence ATGTCGTCATGCCGGTCCGGTAAAGGCTGGAGCCCGCTGGCCGTCTGCGCGGACAGATTTAAAAATCTGCCCATAAAGCTCAGCAGGATGATGCTGCTGGGTTCGGTATGGGGGAAAGAGGCCGGCGCCATGGCCGCGCATTGGGAGCTTTACGGCGCGGACGCCGCCAGAAAAGTGATTTTCGTGAAAGTCTCCAGCGCCGCGGCCCGGCAGGAGCTTTCGCTGAGGGCGCCGGCGCTGATACGGAGCCTGAATAAATATTTCGACAGGCCGTGGATAGCCGAAATAAGGCTTGCGTCGCGCGGAGAGGCGGCCTGCAAAGCGCAGCGCCCGGAGCAGGCCCCGACAGACAAACGGACGCGCAGATAA
- the gyrB gene encoding DNA topoisomerase (ATP-hydrolyzing) subunit B, with the protein MTADKEVMEKDAIGGYDSSKIQVLEGLEAVRKRPAMYIGSTGAMGLHHLVYEVVDNSVDEILAGGATTIDVVIEPGNICSVEDDGRGIPVDPMTDVKDPKLKGKSALEVVMTVLHAGGKFDSGAYKISGGLHGVGVSVVNALSDWLEVEVYRDGKTWFQAYDRGKPRGTVEARAKTNQHGTKVRFKPDGQMFGDNQFSYDVISNRLRELAFLNAGVKINLTDERDDKQHIFHYEGGISQFIKHINANKKNLNADPIHITRQSGDAMVDFAIQYNDGYSENVYSFVNNINTIEGGTHLSGFRSALTRVINDYVKKYDLAKDKEFSLSGEDAKEGLAAVVSIKIPHPQFEGQTKTKLGNSEVEGIVRSIVGDTMATFFEENPNTAKLICIKCISAAKAREAARKARELARRKGALSDSGLPGKLADCQERNAANCELFIVEGDSAGGSAKQGRDRVFQAILPLRGKILNVEKAQQLKMLSNEEIRTLIAAMGTGFGEGDGGFDLGNLRYHKIIIMADADVDGQHIRTLLLTFFYRQFRPLVDGGHIYIAQPPLYKLKKGRTEMYIETEEKLQSWLLKEGIGSVAVERGGKKLEARELGELLVALIEIEDLLRRMEGKNLFVEDFFAFIGKGQLPVYRVPESGDGFRYFMSEKEYRDYEAVYIKTRREELLREAAGQPLEIEDEDLRPEHQTLWELGKLMAASEKLKKLGYSFADDYSAKEDDSAFKPKAGKEQPPAPPMFRVSAEKTIISARDLRGLLKAVREAGAAGANIQRYKGLGEMNPEQLWETTMDPSRRKLLHVAVEDAAEADRIFTTLMGDSVEPRRQFIESHALEVRNLDI; encoded by the coding sequence ATGACTGCTGACAAGGAAGTTATGGAAAAAGACGCCATAGGCGGCTACGATTCATCCAAAATACAGGTTCTTGAAGGGCTGGAGGCGGTGCGCAAGCGGCCCGCGATGTACATAGGCTCCACCGGCGCGATGGGGCTGCATCACCTGGTCTACGAGGTGGTGGACAACTCCGTGGACGAAATACTGGCCGGCGGCGCCACAACCATAGACGTGGTGATAGAGCCGGGCAACATCTGCTCCGTGGAAGACGACGGGCGCGGCATCCCCGTGGACCCGATGACCGACGTAAAAGACCCCAAGCTCAAAGGCAAATCCGCGCTTGAGGTGGTGATGACGGTGCTGCACGCCGGCGGCAAATTTGATTCGGGCGCGTACAAGATTTCCGGCGGGCTGCACGGCGTGGGCGTTTCGGTTGTGAACGCGCTGTCCGACTGGCTGGAGGTGGAGGTCTACCGCGACGGCAAAACCTGGTTCCAGGCCTACGACCGCGGCAAGCCGCGCGGGACGGTGGAGGCGCGCGCCAAAACGAATCAGCACGGCACCAAGGTGCGCTTCAAGCCGGACGGCCAGATGTTCGGCGACAACCAGTTTTCATACGACGTAATCTCAAACCGGCTGCGCGAGCTGGCATTCCTCAACGCCGGCGTCAAAATCAACCTCACCGACGAGCGCGACGATAAGCAGCATATCTTCCACTACGAAGGCGGCATCTCCCAGTTCATCAAGCACATCAACGCCAACAAGAAAAATCTCAATGCCGACCCCATACACATCACCCGCCAGTCCGGCGACGCGATGGTGGATTTCGCCATACAGTACAACGACGGATATTCGGAAAACGTCTATTCCTTCGTCAACAACATCAACACCATAGAGGGCGGCACGCATTTAAGCGGATTTCGTTCCGCGCTGACCCGCGTCATCAACGACTACGTCAAGAAATACGACCTGGCAAAAGACAAGGAGTTCTCCCTCTCCGGCGAGGATGCCAAAGAGGGGCTTGCCGCCGTTGTCTCTATCAAGATACCGCATCCGCAGTTCGAGGGGCAGACCAAAACCAAGCTGGGCAATTCCGAGGTGGAGGGCATCGTCCGCTCCATCGTCGGCGACACGATGGCGACGTTTTTCGAGGAAAACCCCAACACCGCCAAGCTCATCTGCATCAAATGCATAAGCGCCGCCAAGGCGCGCGAAGCCGCCCGCAAAGCGCGCGAGCTGGCGCGCCGCAAGGGCGCCCTGTCGGATTCGGGCCTGCCCGGCAAGCTGGCCGACTGCCAGGAGCGCAACGCCGCCAACTGCGAGCTGTTCATAGTGGAAGGCGACAGCGCCGGCGGCTCCGCCAAGCAGGGGCGGGACCGCGTTTTCCAGGCCATTCTTCCGCTGCGCGGCAAAATACTAAACGTTGAAAAAGCGCAGCAGCTTAAAATGCTCTCCAACGAGGAAATCCGCACGCTTATCGCCGCCATGGGAACCGGTTTCGGCGAGGGCGACGGCGGCTTTGACCTGGGCAATCTGCGCTACCACAAAATCATCATCATGGCCGACGCCGACGTGGACGGCCAGCATATCCGCACGCTGCTGCTTACGTTTTTCTACCGCCAGTTCCGCCCGCTGGTGGACGGCGGGCATATTTATATCGCCCAGCCGCCGCTCTACAAGCTCAAAAAAGGCCGCACCGAGATGTACATAGAGACCGAGGAAAAACTGCAAAGCTGGCTGCTCAAAGAAGGCATAGGTTCCGTTGCCGTGGAGCGCGGCGGCAAAAAACTGGAAGCCCGCGAGCTGGGCGAGTTGCTGGTTGCCCTTATAGAAATAGAGGACCTTCTGCGCCGGATGGAGGGAAAAAACCTTTTCGTTGAGGATTTTTTCGCCTTTATCGGCAAGGGCCAGCTGCCTGTGTACCGCGTTCCCGAAAGCGGGGACGGTTTCCGCTATTTCATGAGCGAAAAAGAATACCGCGACTACGAGGCCGTCTATATCAAGACCCGGCGCGAGGAATTGCTCCGGGAAGCCGCCGGCCAGCCGCTGGAGATTGAAGACGAGGATTTGCGCCCCGAGCATCAGACCCTGTGGGAGCTGGGCAAGCTGATGGCCGCGTCCGAAAAGCTCAAAAAGCTGGGCTATTCCTTCGCGGACGATTACAGCGCGAAAGAAGACGACAGCGCTTTCAAGCCCAAAGCCGGAAAAGAGCAGCCCCCCGCGCCGCCGATGTTCCGCGTCAGCGCGGAAAAAACCATTATCTCCGCGCGGGACCTCCGCGGTCTGCTCAAGGCGGTGCGCGAGGCCGGGGCGGCGGGGGCGAACATCCAGCGCTACAAAGGTCTTGGCGAAATGAACCCGGAGCAGCTCTGGGAAACCACCATGGACCCGTCGCGCCGGAAGCTGCTGCATGTCGCCGTGGAGGACGCCGCCGAGGCGGACCGGATATTCACCACCCTCATGGGCGACAGCGTGGAGCCGCGCCGGCAGTTCATAGAATCCCATGCTCTGGAAGTGAGAAATCTGGACATCTGA
- a CDS encoding response regulator, with translation MKPKILIADSPAGAGPLGRLLSANGYNVETASVKMDAETALYVWKPDLVIVNIFCRTLSPLEFLASASSAAAMRPVKTLVLSCQPSAQPALAQGWLQKPVEFSQLKPLLLKCAGAAGPGNRIPVLLADADPKSSGIIKMYLETGYYRPVLAPSAEAVLAALKEQPPAAIIMDPLLPDASGFELLRGLRESGAPLPPVIIETALRLGEFHKKGLLTGGPELVAAELPEELALSAVAGALAAPAAASGQRPRVLLAEDDPVLLSLMREVLDSAGFDAATACDGGEALEKIRKSPPDIAALDYDMPVLDGLAVIAALKDDSLLANLPVMLLSAAKEKQLKLKALNLGADDFMPKPIDTDEFTARLRMILRRTRQVLDANPLTRLPGNPSIAARIERAIAGGGAFAVLYADINQFKPYNDSYGFDAGDRVIKAVADILVSRVKRCDGGGFIGHIGGDDFIAVTALDCAEELAQGVLSDFDAAAPSFYNDADRARGYIESTDRLGREQRFPFVSLAIGIAHNRLRRLTSLGQISSIGTELKHYAKRNSGSSYAVDRRSDNRPAGA, from the coding sequence ATGAAGCCGAAAATACTGATAGCGGATTCTCCGGCGGGCGCGGGGCCGCTGGGAAGGCTGCTGTCCGCCAATGGCTACAACGTGGAAACCGCCTCCGTCAAAATGGACGCGGAAACCGCGCTTTATGTCTGGAAGCCGGACCTGGTGATAGTCAATATTTTCTGCCGCACCCTGTCCCCGCTGGAATTTCTGGCCTCGGCCTCAAGCGCCGCCGCCATGCGTCCGGTCAAAACCCTTGTCCTTTCCTGCCAGCCTTCGGCGCAGCCGGCGCTGGCGCAGGGTTGGCTGCAAAAGCCGGTGGAATTTTCGCAGCTTAAGCCGCTGCTGCTCAAATGCGCCGGCGCGGCGGGGCCCGGCAACCGCATCCCCGTCCTGCTGGCGGACGCGGACCCTAAAAGCTCCGGCATAATAAAAATGTATCTTGAAACGGGGTATTACCGCCCCGTCCTTGCGCCTTCGGCGGAGGCCGTGCTGGCCGCGCTGAAGGAGCAGCCCCCCGCCGCAATTATAATGGACCCGCTTCTGCCGGATGCCAGCGGCTTTGAACTGCTGCGCGGGCTGCGCGAGTCCGGCGCGCCGCTGCCGCCGGTGATAATAGAAACCGCGCTGCGGCTGGGAGAATTCCATAAAAAGGGCCTGCTTACCGGCGGGCCGGAGCTGGTGGCGGCGGAACTGCCGGAGGAGCTTGCGCTTTCCGCCGTGGCCGGGGCGCTGGCCGCGCCGGCGGCGGCCTCCGGGCAGAGGCCGCGCGTGCTTCTAGCGGAAGACGACCCCGTGCTGCTTTCCCTGATGCGCGAGGTGCTGGATTCCGCCGGGTTTGACGCCGCCACCGCCTGCGACGGCGGCGAGGCGCTGGAGAAAATCCGCAAATCCCCGCCGGATATCGCCGCGCTGGATTATGACATGCCGGTCCTGGACGGGCTGGCGGTGATAGCCGCGCTCAAAGACGATTCGCTGCTGGCAAACCTGCCGGTGATGCTGCTCAGCGCGGCAAAGGAAAAGCAGCTAAAGCTCAAAGCCTTAAATCTCGGCGCGGACGATTTCATGCCCAAGCCCATAGACACCGACGAGTTTACCGCCCGCCTGCGCATGATACTGCGCCGCACCCGGCAGGTGCTGGACGCCAATCCGCTGACCCGGCTGCCGGGGAACCCCTCCATCGCCGCGCGCATAGAGCGCGCCATAGCCGGCGGCGGCGCTTTCGCGGTGCTGTATGCCGACATCAACCAGTTCAAGCCGTATAACGACAGCTACGGCTTTGACGCGGGCGACAGGGTTATAAAAGCTGTCGCCGACATTCTGGTCAGCCGCGTCAAACGCTGCGACGGCGGCGGCTTCATAGGCCATATCGGCGGGGACGATTTCATAGCCGTAACCGCGCTGGACTGCGCCGAGGAGCTGGCACAAGGCGTCCTGTCGGATTTTGACGCTGCGGCCCCCTCTTTTTACAACGATGCCGACCGCGCGCGCGGGTACATAGAATCCACGGACCGGCTGGGGCGGGAGCAGCGGTTTCCCTTCGTGTCGCTGGCGATAGGGATTGCACATAACCGGCTGCGCAGGCTGACCTCGCTGGGCCAGATAAGCAGTATCGGCACCGAGCTCAAGCATTACGCCAAGCGCAATTCCGGCAGCTCCTACGCGGTGGACCGCCGCTCCGACAACAGGCCCGCAGGCGCATGA
- a CDS encoding heavy metal translocating P-type ATPase, with protein sequence MMPETAPPGTRRAALPVEGMHCSACASRIESALGALPGVEEASVNLPNRRVYVAYRPETVSPEVLRAAVEKLGYKVPSGQGEGAAEAALARETASYGLRFLAAACGAAAILSAGYFSLSQYTVWLIATAVWAWSGAHFHAGFARASKAFAPDMDMLVSMSSGAAYFYSAALTLFPDWFARGSAPLWGEMALLIAFINFGRWLESRARGGAGAAVARLLRMSPKFARVIENGREITVRAAEVRPGQLLAAGPGEQFAADGTVEKGVSSADESLLTGESLPADKLPGSRVFGGTLNRHGYLEYRAASSGADTALSRIVTAVRQAQNARPPARRAADAAARWFVPAVFVAAVAAGLLWVKFGGDFAFSKGVSVFVAVLAVACPCALGLAVPMALAVGLDRAAGMGILIRSHRAAETAHSLDVVAIDKTGTLTSGDITVEKLLPSGCDGEFLLSSALIAESASEHPFAAAVRAHAQKLGVLTQKPDSAQSFPGSGIKARFGSEEILAGRPDWLAQNGVQIPHDTLAPADNSELAVARGGKFLGLIALGDALRPSARPAVEKLKGLGLEVVLISGDRHGAVAAAARQAGIEQYYAGVLPEGKAAAIAELQSRGRRVAMVGDGFNDAPALSRADIGIALSTGTDVAMEAADITIMRPSLAAVCDALVLSRAVRRVMLQNIAWAFGYNALLVPLAAGAFYPHFGILLPPSSAGAAMALSSLTVVFNSLRLRNIKI encoded by the coding sequence ATGATGCCGGAAACCGCCCCGCCCGGGACGCGGCGCGCCGCGCTGCCGGTGGAGGGGATGCATTGCTCCGCCTGCGCCTCGCGCATAGAAAGCGCGCTTGGCGCGCTGCCCGGGGTGGAGGAAGCCTCCGTCAATCTGCCCAACCGCCGCGTTTACGTCGCCTACCGTCCCGAAACAGTCTCCCCCGAAGTATTGCGCGCGGCGGTGGAAAAGCTGGGCTACAAAGTCCCCTCCGGCCAGGGGGAGGGCGCGGCGGAAGCGGCCCTGGCGCGCGAGACCGCCTCCTACGGCCTGAGATTTCTGGCGGCGGCCTGCGGCGCGGCGGCTATACTGTCTGCGGGATATTTTTCGCTGTCGCAATATACGGTATGGCTTATTGCCACCGCCGTCTGGGCCTGGAGCGGCGCGCATTTCCATGCCGGGTTTGCGCGCGCGTCAAAGGCCTTTGCGCCGGACATGGACATGCTGGTGAGCATGAGCTCCGGCGCGGCGTATTTCTACAGCGCGGCGCTGACGCTGTTCCCGGACTGGTTCGCGCGCGGCAGCGCGCCGCTGTGGGGGGAGATGGCGCTGCTTATCGCGTTCATCAATTTCGGCAGATGGCTGGAAAGCCGCGCCCGCGGCGGCGCGGGGGCGGCGGTGGCGCGGCTGCTGCGCATGTCGCCCAAATTCGCGCGGGTTATTGAAAACGGCAGGGAAATAACCGTCCGCGCCGCCGAGGTGCGCCCCGGCCAGTTGCTGGCCGCCGGCCCCGGAGAGCAGTTCGCCGCGGACGGGACCGTTGAAAAAGGCGTCTCCTCCGCCGACGAATCGCTTCTTACCGGGGAAAGCCTGCCGGCGGACAAGCTGCCCGGCTCGCGCGTTTTCGGGGGGACGCTCAACAGGCACGGCTATCTGGAATACCGCGCCGCCTCCTCCGGGGCGGATACCGCGCTTTCGCGCATAGTAACGGCGGTGCGCCAGGCGCAGAACGCCAGGCCGCCCGCGCGCCGCGCCGCCGACGCAGCCGCGCGCTGGTTCGTGCCGGCGGTGTTTGTGGCGGCGGTGGCGGCGGGGCTTTTGTGGGTCAAATTCGGCGGGGATTTCGCGTTTTCCAAAGGGGTGTCCGTTTTCGTCGCGGTGCTGGCGGTGGCCTGCCCCTGCGCGCTGGGGCTGGCGGTGCCCATGGCCCTGGCCGTGGGGCTGGACCGCGCCGCCGGAATGGGCATTCTGATACGCAGCCACCGGGCGGCGGAAACGGCGCATTCGCTGGATGTGGTCGCCATAGACAAGACGGGCACGCTCACCTCCGGCGACATAACGGTGGAAAAGCTGCTGCCCTCCGGCTGCGACGGGGAGTTTCTGCTGAGCAGCGCGCTGATAGCCGAATCCGCCTCCGAACATCCGTTCGCCGCCGCGGTGCGCGCGCACGCGCAAAAACTGGGCGTTTTGACGCAAAAGCCGGACTCGGCGCAGTCTTTTCCCGGCAGCGGCATAAAGGCGCGCTTCGGCTCCGAGGAAATACTGGCCGGCAGGCCGGACTGGCTGGCGCAAAACGGCGTGCAAATCCCGCACGACACGCTTGCCCCCGCCGATAATTCGGAGCTTGCCGTCGCCAGGGGCGGAAAATTTCTGGGGCTGATAGCGCTGGGCGATGCGCTGCGTCCCTCGGCCCGGCCCGCGGTGGAAAAATTGAAAGGCCTGGGACTGGAGGTTGTTCTGATATCCGGCGACAGGCACGGCGCCGTGGCAGCCGCGGCGCGGCAGGCCGGCATAGAGCAGTATTACGCGGGCGTGCTGCCGGAGGGGAAGGCGGCGGCGATAGCGGAGTTGCAGTCGCGCGGGCGGCGGGTCGCCATGGTGGGCGACGGGTTCAACGACGCGCCCGCGCTTTCCCGCGCCGACATAGGCATAGCCCTTTCCACCGGCACCGACGTGGCGATGGAGGCGGCGGACATAACAATCATGCGCCCCAGCCTTGCCGCCGTCTGCGATGCGCTGGTTTTAAGCCGCGCGGTGCGCCGGGTGATGCTGCAAAACATCGCCTGGGCTTTCGGCTATAACGCCCTGCTGGTGCCGCTGGCGGCGGGCGCGTTTTATCCGCATTTCGGCATTCTGCTGCCGCCTTCGTCCGCGGGCGCGGCGATGGCTTTAAGCTCGCTTACGGTGGTGTTTAATTCCCTGAGGCTGAGGAACATCAAAATATGA
- the queF gene encoding preQ(1) synthase: MKNIYGYTDKHAAKGRKNSLPPLETWENQYRRDYDIKIVNPEFTSVCPKTGLPDFGVITIDYVPDKLCLELKSLKYYLLAYRDTGIFMENIANRILDDIVKAAAPKRAVVTGEFTPRGGLRSVITARWEK, encoded by the coding sequence ATGAAAAACATCTACGGCTATACCGACAAACATGCCGCGAAAGGCAGAAAAAATTCGCTTCCCCCGCTGGAAACATGGGAAAACCAGTACCGGCGCGACTACGACATCAAAATCGTCAACCCGGAGTTCACCTCCGTCTGCCCGAAAACCGGGCTGCCGGATTTCGGCGTCATCACCATAGACTATGTGCCGGACAAGCTGTGCCTGGAGCTTAAATCGCTCAAGTATTACCTGCTGGCCTACCGGGATACGGGCATTTTCATGGAAAACATCGCCAACCGGATTCTGGATGATATTGTCAAAGCCGCCGCGCCCAAACGCGCCGTGGTTACGGGCGAGTTCACGCCGCGCGGCGGGTTGCGCTCGGTCATAACCGCCAGATGGGAAAAATAA
- a CDS encoding PfkB family carbohydrate kinase produces the protein MPANKLKTIRQLAQLRAALGAKGKKVALCHGVFDLVHPGHIKHLEAARRQADALFVTVTPDRHVNKGPGRPVFSQQLRAQSLAALEPVSYVAVNEWPTAVETIAAIKPDFYFKGSEYADHGRDITGGIAKEEAAARSCGAEIRYTGEITFSSTELLNKFFGVFSPEEEAFLNGFRRKYSAQDAIAMIQGARGMKALVVGDAIIDEYHYCRGLGKPPKDNIISAKFIREERFAGGALACANHLAGICGRVDLLTCLGARDSCEDFARAKLARNVRPVFFRRENGRTTIKRRFVDEAFLSKLFEIEIIDDTPLPPKTDDAIARHLSKIIGGYDLVLVSDFGHGLISPQLLKILERAKFLALNAQTNSANAGYNLVTKYRRADYICVDEPEIRLAARDRYGDLKNIVKSISRGMKCRRVCITRGHNGALARDAKTGFAEVPAFAKNIVDRVGAGDSFLAFTAPLAASGAPADMLAFIGSAAAAIKVGIVCNREPVNPVSLCKFINTLLK, from the coding sequence ATGCCGGCAAACAAGCTGAAAACCATCCGCCAACTGGCGCAATTGCGCGCGGCGCTGGGCGCGAAGGGAAAAAAGGTCGCGCTCTGCCACGGGGTGTTTGACCTCGTGCATCCGGGGCATATCAAGCATCTGGAGGCCGCCCGGCGGCAGGCGGACGCGCTTTTTGTCACCGTAACGCCGGACCGGCATGTCAACAAAGGCCCGGGGAGGCCGGTTTTCAGCCAGCAGCTGCGCGCGCAGTCGCTTGCCGCGCTGGAGCCGGTCAGCTATGTGGCCGTCAACGAATGGCCCACCGCGGTGGAGACAATCGCCGCCATAAAACCGGATTTTTATTTCAAAGGCTCCGAATACGCCGACCACGGGCGCGACATCACCGGCGGAATCGCAAAAGAGGAGGCGGCGGCCCGTTCCTGCGGAGCCGAAATCCGCTACACCGGCGAGATAACATTCAGCTCCACGGAGCTGCTGAATAAATTTTTCGGGGTATTCTCGCCGGAGGAGGAGGCTTTCCTGAACGGCTTCCGGCGCAAATACTCGGCGCAGGACGCCATAGCGATGATTCAGGGCGCGCGCGGCATGAAGGCGCTGGTGGTGGGCGACGCGATTATAGACGAATACCACTACTGCCGGGGCCTTGGCAAGCCGCCGAAAGACAATATCATCTCGGCCAAGTTCATCCGGGAGGAGCGTTTCGCCGGCGGCGCGCTGGCCTGCGCCAACCATCTGGCCGGGATTTGCGGGCGGGTGGATCTGCTGACCTGCCTGGGCGCGCGCGATTCGTGCGAGGATTTCGCGCGCGCGAAACTGGCGCGCAACGTGCGCCCGGTATTTTTCCGGCGCGAAAACGGGCGCACCACGATAAAACGGCGTTTCGTGGACGAGGCCTTCCTCTCCAAACTCTTTGAGATAGAGATTATTGACGATACCCCCCTTCCGCCGAAAACCGACGACGCGATAGCTAGGCATTTATCCAAAATAATCGGCGGCTACGATTTGGTGCTGGTCTCGGATTTCGGGCACGGGCTTATATCGCCGCAACTGCTGAAAATTCTGGAGCGGGCGAAGTTTCTCGCGCTCAACGCGCAGACCAATTCCGCAAATGCGGGCTACAATCTTGTGACAAAATACCGCCGCGCCGATTATATCTGCGTGGACGAGCCTGAAATCCGCCTGGCCGCGCGCGACCGCTACGGCGACCTGAAAAATATCGTCAAAAGCATCTCGCGCGGCATGAAATGCCGCCGTGTCTGCATAACGCGCGGCCATAACGGCGCGCTTGCGCGGGACGCGAAAACAGGCTTTGCGGAAGTTCCCGCTTTCGCCAAAAACATAGTGGACCGGGTGGGGGCGGGGGATTCTTTTCTGGCTTTCACCGCGCCGCTGGCCGCCTCCGGCGCGCCAGCGGACATGCTGGCTTTCATCGGCAGCGCGGCGGCGGCAATCAAGGTGGGCATTGTCTGCAACCGGGAGCCGGTGAACCCTGTCTCGCTGTGCAAGTTCATAAACACCCTGCTTAAATGA
- a CDS encoding radical SAM/SPASM domain-containing protein, which yields MNYGIDSHKLAFHPERVAAWRAGKDIFPIYAEISPSGACNHRCVYCALDFMEYKPRMIDADILKKRLSEMGRLGLKSAMFAGEGEPFLHPRMAEITEHCVKSGVDAAFTTNAVPLRRDITERILPVTSWIKASVNGGTAKTYAAIHRTKPEDFEKAFSNMAYAAELKRRRGYRCALGMQMILLPENEGEAVLLAKKAKAAGMNYLVIKPYSQHPQSRTRRYADVKYSGGQKLAAALEKIASAEFSVIFRSRAMEKWDAAEKPYCRCLALPFWTYIDSGGNVWGCSMFLGKKEFYYGNINESSFSKIWKGAERKKSLAYAAGKLDARHCRVNCRMDEINRYLWNLKTPPEHVNFI from the coding sequence ATGAACTACGGAATAGATTCTCACAAGCTGGCTTTTCACCCGGAACGGGTGGCGGCATGGCGCGCGGGAAAAGACATTTTCCCGATATACGCGGAAATTTCGCCCTCCGGGGCCTGCAATCACCGCTGCGTCTACTGCGCGCTGGATTTCATGGAATACAAGCCGCGCATGATTGACGCGGACATTCTTAAAAAACGATTGTCCGAGATGGGGCGGCTGGGGCTTAAAAGCGCGATGTTCGCGGGCGAGGGGGAGCCTTTCCTGCACCCCCGCATGGCGGAGATAACCGAGCATTGCGTCAAATCCGGCGTGGACGCGGCTTTCACCACAAACGCCGTGCCGCTGCGCCGCGATATAACAGAGCGCATTCTGCCGGTAACCTCCTGGATAAAAGCCAGCGTCAACGGCGGCACGGCAAAAACTTATGCCGCCATTCACCGGACAAAGCCGGAGGATTTTGAGAAGGCGTTTTCCAACATGGCCTATGCGGCGGAGTTAAAACGGAGGCGCGGCTATCGCTGCGCGCTGGGAATGCAAATGATTCTGCTGCCGGAAAACGAGGGCGAGGCCGTCCTGCTGGCGAAAAAGGCCAAAGCCGCGGGGATGAATTATCTGGTCATAAAGCCGTATTCGCAGCATCCGCAGAGCAGAACACGCCGATACGCGGACGTGAAATACTCCGGCGGACAGAAGCTGGCGGCGGCTCTGGAAAAAATCGCCTCGGCGGAATTTTCGGTTATTTTCCGCAGCCGCGCGATGGAGAAATGGGATGCCGCCGAAAAGCCGTACTGCCGCTGCCTCGCGCTGCCGTTCTGGACATACATAGATTCCGGCGGCAATGTGTGGGGCTGCAGCATGTTTCTGGGCAAAAAAGAGTTTTATTACGGCAACATAAACGAAAGTTCTTTTTCAAAAATATGGAAAGGCGCGGAGCGGAAAAAATCGCTGGCTTATGCGGCGGGCAAGCTGGACGCCCGGCATTGCCGTGTCAACTGCCGGATGGACGAAATCAACCGCTACCTCTGGAATCTCAAAACCCCGCCGGAGCATGTGAATTTCATATGA
- a CDS encoding thiamine pyrophosphate-dependent dehydrogenase E1 component subunit alpha: MRKEIRLALLEKMLEIRLFEEKIISAYPRQDMKTPVHLYVGQEAIAAGVCANLAAEDYVFTTHRNHGHLLAKGADMKAIVAELYGKASGCCGGKGGSMHLADFAANCPGASAIVGGAIALAAGAALAAKMRGEKRLAVAFFGDGAADEGIFQESLNFAALKKLPVLCVCENNFYATNSHQKARQPGADICPRARALGIPAEKPDGNAVEAVHMAAKRAVKHIRAGKGPYFLQCDTYRWKGHVGPDCDYQKGCRPKAELDKWLKRCPVAAYRRNFSRDEIGRLEARINEKISAAWEFAESAPYPAPETLLKDVYALDKSPS, from the coding sequence ATGAGAAAGGAAATCCGGCTGGCCCTGCTGGAAAAGATGCTGGAAATACGGCTGTTTGAGGAGAAAATAATCTCCGCCTATCCCCGGCAGGACATGAAAACGCCGGTGCATCTTTATGTGGGGCAGGAGGCCATCGCCGCCGGAGTTTGCGCCAATCTGGCGGCGGAGGATTATGTCTTCACCACTCACCGCAACCACGGCCATCTGCTTGCCAAAGGCGCGGATATGAAGGCCATTGTGGCCGAGCTTTACGGCAAGGCGTCCGGCTGCTGCGGCGGCAAGGGCGGCTCCATGCATCTGGCGGATTTTGCGGCCAACTGCCCCGGCGCAAGCGCCATTGTGGGCGGGGCGATAGCTTTGGCGGCGGGGGCGGCCCTTGCCGCTAAAATGCGCGGGGAAAAGCGGCTTGCGGTTGCGTTTTTCGGCGACGGGGCGGCGGACGAGGGGATTTTTCAGGAATCGCTCAATTTCGCCGCGCTGAAAAAGCTGCCCGTCCTGTGTGTCTGCGAGAATAATTTTTACGCCACCAATTCGCATCAGAAGGCCCGGCAGCCGGGCGCGGATATTTGCCCCCGCGCCCGCGCATTGGGCATCCCGGCGGAAAAGCCGGACGGCAACGCTGTTGAGGCGGTGCATATGGCCGCAAAGCGCGCCGTAAAGCATATCCGCGCCGGAAAGGGGCCGTATTTCCTGCAATGCGACACTTACCGGTGGAAAGGGCATGTCGGCCCGGACTGCGATTATCAGAAAGGCTGCCGCCCGAAGGCGGAGCTGGATAAATGGCTAAAACGCTGCCCGGTGGCCGCTTACCGGCGCAATTTCAGCCGGGACGAGATTGGGCGGTTGGAAGCCCGGATAAACGAAAAAATCTCCGCCGCGTGGGAGTTTGCGGAAAGCGCGCCTTATCCCGCGCCCGAAACTTTATTAAAGGACGTCTATGCCCTGGACAAAAGTCCTTCTTGA